GAATCAGCGTGTTCATCCCCACCGCTGCAATCGAGCCGAACAGCAGGCACAGGATCCCGCCCATCACCGGCACTGGAATGCTCTGCAGCAGTGCGCCGAACTTGCCGATAAACGCCAGGCTGATGGCAAACACCGCAGCCCAGGTCATGATTTTCGGGTTGTAGTTCTTGGTCAGCATCACCGCACCCGTCACTTCGGCGTAGGTGGTGTTCGGGGGGCCGCCGAACAGGCCTGCGGCCGTGGTGGCAATCCCGTCACCCAGCAGCGTGCGGTGCAGGCCGGGTTTCTTCAGGTAGTCGCGCCCGGTCACGCTGCCGACCGCAATCACGCCGCCAATGTGTTCGATCGCAGGGGCCAGGGCCACCGGTACGATAAACAGGATCGCCTGCCAGTTGAACTCCGGCGCGGTGAAGTGGGGCAGGGCGAACCACGGTGCGGCGGCGATCTTGGCGGTGTCGACCACGCCAAAGTAGAACGACATGGCAAAACCCACCAGCACGCCGGAGATAATCGGCACCAGGCGGAAGATGCCCTTGCCGAACACCGCGACGATCAAGGTGGTCAGCAGCGCGGGCATGGAGATCAGCATGGCTGTCTGGTAATGAATCAGCTCGCTGCCATCACCGGCTTTGCCCATCGCCATATTGGCGGCAATCGGCGCCATGGCCAGGCCGATGGAAATGATCACCGGGCCGATCACCACCGGCGGCAGCAGTCGGTCGATAAAACCGGTGCCTTTGACCTTCACGGCAAGGCCCAGGAAGGTATAGACGAAACCCGCTGCCATCACCCCGCCCATGGTCGCGGCCAGGCCGAACTGGCCCTTGGCGAGAATGATCGGGGTGATGAAGGCAAAGCTCGATGCCAGGAACACCGGCACCTGTCGCCCGGTCACCACCTGGAACAGCAACGTGCCCAGGCCAGCGGTGAACAGTGCGACGTTTGGATCAAGACCTGTGATCAGCGGCATCAACACCAACGCGCCAAATGCTACGAAGAGCATTTGTGCGCCAGACAGGATCTGGCGCCAAAGCGGGTCGTTGAATTCATCCTGCATGCTCAGGCGTCCTTCTGCTTGGTGCCGAAGATCTTGTCACCGGCATCGCCCAGGCCTGGGATGATGTAGCCGTGTTCGTTCAGGCGCTCGTCGATCGAGGCGGTGTAGATCTGCACGTCAGGGTGCGCTTTCTCGACCGCTGCGATACCTTCGGGCGCGGCAACCAGCACCATGGCGCGGATGTCGCGGCAGCCGGCTTTTTTCAGCAGGTCGATGGTGGCGACCATGGAACTGCCGGTGGCCAGCATCGGGTCGATGATCATGGCCAGGCGCTCGTTGATTTCCGGGACGAGTTTTTCCAGGTAGGTGTGAGCCTGCAGGGTTTCCTCGTTGCGGGCCACGCCAACGGCGCTGACCTTGGCGCCCGGGATCAGGCTGAGTACGCCTTCAAGCATGCCGATGCCGGCACGCAGGATCGGTACCACGGTAATTTTCTTACCGGCGATTTTCTCGACTTGTACGGGACCGGCCCAACCGGGGATCTCGTAGGTTTCCAGGGGTAAATCCTTGGTGGCTTCGTAAGTGAGCAGCGCTCCGACTTCCTGAGCAAGCTCACGGAAATTCTTGGTGCTGATGTCGGCACGGCGCATAAGGCCGAGTTTGTGTCGGATCAGCGGGTGGCGGATCTCGCGAGTGGGCATGGGAAAGGCTCCGGCGGCGGGCAAAAAAACCGGCCTAGATTAATCTATCCGAGAGTGTTGTCCTATAGACATCAAGTACGTTAGTCCATAAAGGCTTGATTGGAGCGCACGAGAAGCGTACCTTCGCCCGCTTTTCTTGCCACAGCACCCCTTGGAGAGCGCCATGTCCGCTGATCTCGAGCATATCCGTCAAATCATGCACGAGGCTGACTGCCTGTACACCGAAGCGCAAGTCGAAGCAGCGATCGCCAAGGTCGGCGAGCACATCACCCGCGAAATGGCCGACACCAATCCGGTGGTCTTCTGCGTGATGAACGGTGGCCTGATCTTCGCCGGCAAATTGCTCACCCACCTGCAGTTCCCGCTGGAAGCTTCCTACCTGCACGCTACCCGCTATCGCAACGAAACCAGTGGCGGCGACCTGTTCTGGAAGGCCAAGCCGGAAGTGTCGTTTATCGACCGTGACGTGCTGATCATCGATGACATCCTCGACGAAGGGCACACCCTGGGCGCGATCATCGACTTCTGCAAACACGCCGGCGCGCGCAAAGTGCACACCGCCGTGCTGATCGACAAAGACCACGACCGCAAGGCTCGCCCCGAACTCAAAGCCGATTTCGTCGGTCTGCCGTGCGTCGATCGCTATATCTTCGGTTATGGCATGGACTACAAAGGCTACTGGCGTAATGCCAATGGCATCTACGCCGTTAAAGGAATGTAATCGATGGCCCGCTTTCTTGATCAGACCTTATTTGCAGAATTGGCCGAGAAAGCGGGCGACAGCCCCCGTGGCCGCTACCATCACAACTTCCACCAGATGGAAGAGCCGTGTCATCGCCTCGCGGTGGCCCTGCAACCGAGTACCTATGTGCCGCCGCATCGCCACCTGAGCGCGGACAAGGCCGAAACCTTGCTGGTGCTCCAGGGACGATTGGGCTTGCTGATCTTCAGCGACACCGGTGAAGTCATCGCCAAGCGCGTCATGCAGGCGGGGGGCGAGTGTGCGGGCGTCGATCTGCCGCCGGGTGTGTTCCATGGCCTGGTGGTGCTTGAGCCAAACACGGTGATGTTCGAATGCAAGGCCGGGCCCTATCGGCCGGTGGGCGAGGGTGAGCTGGCCGATTGGGCGCCGCGCGAAGGCGAGGCCGGTGTGGCCGACTACCAGCGCTGGATGCTCGCTCAGTTCGATTGAGCTGCAGTGCTGCGCTAGCCTGAACGCAGAAGATCAAAGTGTGGGAGGGGGCTTGCTCCCGATGGCGACCGCTCAGTGAATGCATCTGTGACTGACGCCCCGCTATCGGGAGCAAGCCCCTCCCACATGGACTCTTCAACGCTTTCGAAGCCTGTGCACCACAGGTAGACTTCAAACCCCGTATCAATGTCTGCAGGCTGGAGTCGGTAATGCGTAAAGATAAAAAACAGGTGATCGGTGACGAGATCGGCGACGACCAGATCAAGTTGTTCCTGAACTTCGAGCCGGTGGATGCGACTTCTCCCTCCCTGCACAAACTGATCAAGGCCTATCGTGGCCTGCGTATCGACGACTTCGAGCGTTTCCTGGGATTCTTCAAGGAAGCCGGCCTGGACCTGGATGGCAAGGATGAGCATGGCCAGACCTTCGTCGAGCTGATCAAGGACCAGCGCAACGCCGCCGAGTACATCGAGCTGATCGACAAAGCCCGCAGCTGATTATTCGAGCCATAAAAAACGCCCCGGCCTCATAAGAGTCCGGGGCGTTTCGCTTTTAACGGTAGGAGCGAGCTTGCTCGCGAAGAACCTGAGAGTTCCGCGTCAAACCAGATGCGCTGCGCCATCGTTATCGTTTTTCGCGAGCGAGCTTGCTCCTGCAGGGTCCACCAGCTCCAGGCTGATGTTGTTCTGCGTATTGATCCTGCGATACAGCTCGGCATCCGTCTCCAGCACTTTCTCGCGTGCCGGGAAGATCTCGTGCAGCTTGGCCGCCCATTCGCCGGCAGCTTTCTCCGGGAAGCAGCGCTCGATCAGCTCCAGCATGATCGACACCGTCACCGAAGCGCCCGGCGAGGCGCCCAGCAACGCCGCCAGCGAACCGTCTTTTGCAGCCACAAGCTCAGTGCCAAACTGCAGTACACCGCCTTTCTTCGGGTCTTTCTTGATGATCTGCACCCGTTGGCCGGCCACTTCCAGGCGCCAGTCTTCGGCTTTCGCCTCAGGGTAGAAGCGGCGCAGGGATTCCAGGCGCTGCTCCATGGACTGGCGCACTTCGCTGAC
This region of Pseudomonas sp. MUP55 genomic DNA includes:
- the upp gene encoding uracil phosphoribosyltransferase, which gives rise to MPTREIRHPLIRHKLGLMRRADISTKNFRELAQEVGALLTYEATKDLPLETYEIPGWAGPVQVEKIAGKKITVVPILRAGIGMLEGVLSLIPGAKVSAVGVARNEETLQAHTYLEKLVPEINERLAMIIDPMLATGSSMVATIDLLKKAGCRDIRAMVLVAAPEGIAAVEKAHPDVQIYTASIDERLNEHGYIIPGLGDAGDKIFGTKQKDA
- a CDS encoding WbuC family cupin fold metalloprotein; amino-acid sequence: MARFLDQTLFAELAEKAGDSPRGRYHHNFHQMEEPCHRLAVALQPSTYVPPHRHLSADKAETLLVLQGRLGLLIFSDTGEVIAKRVMQAGGECAGVDLPPGVFHGLVVLEPNTVMFECKAGPYRPVGEGELADWAPREGEAGVADYQRWMLAQFD
- a CDS encoding uracil-xanthine permease family protein, with protein sequence MQDEFNDPLWRQILSGAQMLFVAFGALVLMPLITGLDPNVALFTAGLGTLLFQVVTGRQVPVFLASSFAFITPIILAKGQFGLAATMGGVMAAGFVYTFLGLAVKVKGTGFIDRLLPPVVIGPVIISIGLAMAPIAANMAMGKAGDGSELIHYQTAMLISMPALLTTLIVAVFGKGIFRLVPIISGVLVGFAMSFYFGVVDTAKIAAAPWFALPHFTAPEFNWQAILFIVPVALAPAIEHIGGVIAVGSVTGRDYLKKPGLHRTLLGDGIATTAAGLFGGPPNTTYAEVTGAVMLTKNYNPKIMTWAAVFAISLAFIGKFGALLQSIPVPVMGGILCLLFGSIAAVGMNTLIRHKIDLGEARNLVIVSVTLVFGIGGVLVGTGTGPDDFGLKGIALCAVVAIGLNLLLPGNDGWKNKKPDEPLI
- a CDS encoding PA4642 family protein, which encodes MRKDKKQVIGDEIGDDQIKLFLNFEPVDATSPSLHKLIKAYRGLRIDDFERFLGFFKEAGLDLDGKDEHGQTFVELIKDQRNAAEYIELIDKARS
- a CDS encoding hypoxanthine-guanine phosphoribosyltransferase, whose translation is MSADLEHIRQIMHEADCLYTEAQVEAAIAKVGEHITREMADTNPVVFCVMNGGLIFAGKLLTHLQFPLEASYLHATRYRNETSGGDLFWKAKPEVSFIDRDVLIIDDILDEGHTLGAIIDFCKHAGARKVHTAVLIDKDHDRKARPELKADFVGLPCVDRYIFGYGMDYKGYWRNANGIYAVKGM